A window from Primulina huaijiensis isolate GDHJ02 chromosome 13, ASM1229523v2, whole genome shotgun sequence encodes these proteins:
- the LOC140991780 gene encoding protein NRT1/ PTR FAMILY 3.1-like isoform X1: protein MEKLDKFQKKGNHENGDNQEEGRKRKLGGVRTMPFILANEMCDRFAGAGFHANMITYLTQILNLPLVKASNTITTFGGTSNFTPLLGAFIADSFAGRFRTIIVGSIIYIMGMATLTVSAVLPQLRPPPCPAQVDCKEASGQQLWILYISLLLMSLGAGGMRPCVVMFAADQFDMSKSKVESRSWNFFNWYYFCMGVATFLALTVVVYIQDNIGWGWGLGIPTIAMAFSVVAFILGSSLYRKIKPAGSPFVRLTQVIVAAVRKRKAIAPDNPNALYENRDLDAGISTTGRLLYSNQFKWFDRAAVVSESDTKGPNQPNLWRLATVQRVEELKSIIRMMPVWSAYILLVAAQSHQVSFTIQQARTMNRRLSPSFQIPPASMSIFSSLTFLIGIPLYEHLFVPFSRKFTKNPVGITYLQRMGIGFVINIFATVASALVEIRRKQAALDNNLLDKPAAIIPISVFLLLPQYCLHGLAEIFYAVGHMEFLYDQSPESMRSTASALNWIGIGFGNYVSTLMVALVHKYSGPSANWLPDRNLNRGRLENYYWLVTGIQVVNSIYYVLCAWFYKYKPIEEMTDQIKGTDEDLESDNGRKSIPNGDKEMELARNYLD from the exons ATGGAGAAGCTCGACAAGTTTCAGAAAAAGGGTAATCATGAAAATGGAGATAACCAAGAAGAAGGGAGGAAAAGGAAGTTGGGAGGTGTTAGAACGATGCCATTCATCCTCG CAAATGAAATGTGCGACAGATTTGCCGGTGCTGGATTTCATGCCAACATGATCACATACCTCACTCAAATTTTGAACCTGCCTCTTGTTAAGGCTTCCAACACCATCACCACTTTCGGCGGAACCTCCAACTTCACCCCGCTTCTTGGCGCCTTCATCGCGGACTCGTTCGCAGGTCGTTTTCGGACCATCATCGTCGGTTCCATAATATACATCATG GGAATGGCTACCCTCACGGTTTCGGCAGTCCTGCCTCAGCTACGGCCGCCGCCATGCCCTGCTCAGGTTGACTGCAAGGAGGCCTCCGGCCAACAGCTATGGATTCTGTACATTTCCCTTCTTTTAATGTCATTAGGTGCCGGTGGGATGAGGCCTTGTGTGGTCATGTTTGCTGCCGACCAATTCGACATGTCTAAATCCAAAGTAGAATCCAGGAGCTGGAATTTCTTCAACTGGTATTACTTCTGCATGGGAGTAGCCACTTTTCTTGCTCTGACAGTTGTAGTTTACATCCAAGATAACATCGGCTGGGGTTGGGGCCTCGGGATTCCGACAATCGCCATGGCGTTTTCTGTTGTAGCTTTCATTCTCGGCTCCTCCTTATACCGAAAAATAAAACCAGCCGGGAGTCCATTCGTTAGGCTTACACAGGTAATCGTTGCTGCTGTGAGGAAACGTAAGGCCATTGCACCAGATAACCCAAATGCCCTATACGAAAACAGAGATTTGGATGCCGGTATATCGACCACCGGGAGGCTCCTCTACTCGAATCAGTTCAA GTGGTTCGATCGTGCTGCTGTTGTATCCGAATCCGACACGAAAGGGCCGAACCAGCCGAATTTATGGAGACTAGCAACAGTCCAAAGAGTTGAAGAGCTCAAATCCATAATCAGAATGATGCCTGTTTGGTCAGCTTACATACTTCTAGTAGCTGCACAGTCCCACCAGGTCAGCTTCACCATTCAACAAGCTCGAACCATGAACCGACGTTTATCTCCCTCGTTTCAAATCCCACCAGCCAGCATGTCCATATTCAGCTCCCTGACTTTTTTAATCGGCATCCCCCTATACGAGCATCTATTCGTACCCTTCTCTCGAAAATTTACGAAGAACCCAGTAGGAATCACATACCTTCAAAGAATGGGTATTGGATTCGTGATCAACATATTCGCCACTGTTGCCTCAGCACTAGTCGAGATTAGGCGAAAACAAGCTGCATTAGACAACAATCTTCTCGATAAACCAGCAGCAATAATCCCCATCAGTGTCTTCTTGTTGCTCCCACAATACTGCCTCCACGGATTAGCCGAAATTTTCTACGCCGTAGGCCACATGGAATTTCTCTACGACCAATCCCCGGAAAGCATGAGAAGTACTGCGTCTGCATTAAACTGGATAGGAATAGGATTCGGGAACTACGTTAGCACCCTAATGGTAGCTTTAGTTCACAAGTACTCGGGACCAAGCGCGAACTGGCTACCAGATAGGAATCTTAACAGGGGACGGTTGGAGAATTACTACTGGCTTGTGACGGGGATACAGGTGGTTAATTCGATATATTACGTGCTGTGTGCCTGGTTTTACAAGTATAAACCGATAGAAGAGATGACTGATCAAATCAAAGGAACAGATGAAGATCTTGAGTCTGATAATGGTAGAAAATCAATCCCCAATGGAGATAAAGAAATGGAGCTGGCGAGAAATTATCTAGACTAG
- the LOC140991780 gene encoding protein NRT1/ PTR FAMILY 3.1-like isoform X2 produces MKMEITKKKGGKGSWEVLERCHSSSGMATLTVSAVLPQLRPPPCPAQVDCKEASGQQLWILYISLLLMSLGAGGMRPCVVMFAADQFDMSKSKVESRSWNFFNWYYFCMGVATFLALTVVVYIQDNIGWGWGLGIPTIAMAFSVVAFILGSSLYRKIKPAGSPFVRLTQVIVAAVRKRKAIAPDNPNALYENRDLDAGISTTGRLLYSNQFKWFDRAAVVSESDTKGPNQPNLWRLATVQRVEELKSIIRMMPVWSAYILLVAAQSHQVSFTIQQARTMNRRLSPSFQIPPASMSIFSSLTFLIGIPLYEHLFVPFSRKFTKNPVGITYLQRMGIGFVINIFATVASALVEIRRKQAALDNNLLDKPAAIIPISVFLLLPQYCLHGLAEIFYAVGHMEFLYDQSPESMRSTASALNWIGIGFGNYVSTLMVALVHKYSGPSANWLPDRNLNRGRLENYYWLVTGIQVVNSIYYVLCAWFYKYKPIEEMTDQIKGTDEDLESDNGRKSIPNGDKEMELARNYLD; encoded by the exons ATGAAAATGGAGATAACCAAGAAGAAGGGAGGAAAAGGAAGTTGGGAGGTGTTAGAACGATGCCATTCATCCTCG GGAATGGCTACCCTCACGGTTTCGGCAGTCCTGCCTCAGCTACGGCCGCCGCCATGCCCTGCTCAGGTTGACTGCAAGGAGGCCTCCGGCCAACAGCTATGGATTCTGTACATTTCCCTTCTTTTAATGTCATTAGGTGCCGGTGGGATGAGGCCTTGTGTGGTCATGTTTGCTGCCGACCAATTCGACATGTCTAAATCCAAAGTAGAATCCAGGAGCTGGAATTTCTTCAACTGGTATTACTTCTGCATGGGAGTAGCCACTTTTCTTGCTCTGACAGTTGTAGTTTACATCCAAGATAACATCGGCTGGGGTTGGGGCCTCGGGATTCCGACAATCGCCATGGCGTTTTCTGTTGTAGCTTTCATTCTCGGCTCCTCCTTATACCGAAAAATAAAACCAGCCGGGAGTCCATTCGTTAGGCTTACACAGGTAATCGTTGCTGCTGTGAGGAAACGTAAGGCCATTGCACCAGATAACCCAAATGCCCTATACGAAAACAGAGATTTGGATGCCGGTATATCGACCACCGGGAGGCTCCTCTACTCGAATCAGTTCAA GTGGTTCGATCGTGCTGCTGTTGTATCCGAATCCGACACGAAAGGGCCGAACCAGCCGAATTTATGGAGACTAGCAACAGTCCAAAGAGTTGAAGAGCTCAAATCCATAATCAGAATGATGCCTGTTTGGTCAGCTTACATACTTCTAGTAGCTGCACAGTCCCACCAGGTCAGCTTCACCATTCAACAAGCTCGAACCATGAACCGACGTTTATCTCCCTCGTTTCAAATCCCACCAGCCAGCATGTCCATATTCAGCTCCCTGACTTTTTTAATCGGCATCCCCCTATACGAGCATCTATTCGTACCCTTCTCTCGAAAATTTACGAAGAACCCAGTAGGAATCACATACCTTCAAAGAATGGGTATTGGATTCGTGATCAACATATTCGCCACTGTTGCCTCAGCACTAGTCGAGATTAGGCGAAAACAAGCTGCATTAGACAACAATCTTCTCGATAAACCAGCAGCAATAATCCCCATCAGTGTCTTCTTGTTGCTCCCACAATACTGCCTCCACGGATTAGCCGAAATTTTCTACGCCGTAGGCCACATGGAATTTCTCTACGACCAATCCCCGGAAAGCATGAGAAGTACTGCGTCTGCATTAAACTGGATAGGAATAGGATTCGGGAACTACGTTAGCACCCTAATGGTAGCTTTAGTTCACAAGTACTCGGGACCAAGCGCGAACTGGCTACCAGATAGGAATCTTAACAGGGGACGGTTGGAGAATTACTACTGGCTTGTGACGGGGATACAGGTGGTTAATTCGATATATTACGTGCTGTGTGCCTGGTTTTACAAGTATAAACCGATAGAAGAGATGACTGATCAAATCAAAGGAACAGATGAAGATCTTGAGTCTGATAATGGTAGAAAATCAATCCCCAATGGAGATAAAGAAATGGAGCTGGCGAGAAATTATCTAGACTAG